In Dendropsophus ebraccatus isolate aDenEbr1 chromosome 13, aDenEbr1.pat, whole genome shotgun sequence, the sequence tatggtagtattattattagggtacactatggcagtattattattagggtacactatggtagtattattattagggtacactatggcagtattattggggtacactatggtagtattattattagggtacactatggcagtattattggggtacactatggtagtattattagggtacactattgcagtattattattattagggtacactatGGTATTATTATGGtacactatggcagtattatcagGGTACACTATTGCAGTATTATTATTGTTAGGGTACACTATGGTAGTAatattattagggtacactatggtagtattattattagggtacactatggtagtagtattattagggtacactatggcagtattattattgtatataatCCCATCCTATAATGCCACCCCAGTCAGGGAGATCACTGCTTCCTGTatgtactgtctgctgagctgtgtatctgatcctatcctgtgtgataccgtctgctgagctgtgtatctgatcccatcctgtgtgatacagtctgctaaactgtgtatctgatcctgtcctgtgtgatacagtctgctaaaCTGTGTATCTGATCCCAttctgtgtgatacagtctgctaagCTGTGTCTGCTGAGGCAGTGTATCTgatcctgtcctgtgtgatacagtctgctaaactgtgtatctgatcctgtcctgtgtgatactgtctgctgagctgtgtatctgatcctatcctgtgtgataccgtCTGCTGAGGCAGTGTATCTgatcctgtcctgtgtgatacagtctgctaagctgtgtatctgatcctgtcctgtgtgatactgtctgctaagctGTGTATCTGATCCAATCCTGTGTGATACCGTCTGCTGAGGCAGTGTATCTGATCCTATCCTGTATGATACAGTCTGCTAAGCTGTGTATCGGTGTACACTCCCCCCTATCAGACAGCTGAGTGTTAGTGATGCTCTGGGAGGCGCAGGGTTAACCCCCTGGCGTTCTGCGGGGTGGGATGCATCCAGTGGTCAGTGTGTCCCGTCTCTTCCCTCTTCCTTGTCTCAGAGCCCGGACTCTGCGCCCTGTTATTTTTGGAGGGGACGCGGAGAGCCGGGCCCTAATGCAGTCAATGTGTTCTGTGCAGAATGTCCGATCTGGGTCACTGGGGCAGAAGgtgaagagaggaggaggagggcggaGGTCTGCTCCATCTTATCCATCTCCGTCCTATGCTCCTCCATCTTATCCATCTCCGTCCTATGCTCCTCCATCTTATCCATCTCCGTCCTATGCTCCTCCATCTTATCCTGCTCCGTCCTATGCTGCTCCATCTTATCCTGCTCCGTCCTATGCTGCTCCATCTTATCCTGCTCCGTCCTATGCTGCTCCATCTTATCCTGCTCCGTCCTATGCTCCTCCATCTTATCCATCTCCGTCCTATGCTCCTCCATCTTATCCATCTCCGTCCTATGCTGCTCCATCTTATCCTGCTCCGTCCTATGCTCCTCCATCTTATCCTGCTCCGTCCTATGCTGCTCCATCTTATCCATCTCCGTCCTATGCTGCTCCATCTTATCCTGCTCCGTCCTATGCTCCTCCATCTTATCCATCTCCGTCCTATGCTCCTCCATCTTATCCTGCTCCGTCCAATGCTGCTCCATCTTATCCTGCTCCGTCCTATGCTGCTCCATCTTATCCATCTCCGTCCTATGCTGCTCCATCTTATCCTGCTCCGTCCTATGCTCCTCCATCTTATCCTGCTCCGTCCTATGCTGCTCCATCTTATCCATCTCCGTCCTATGCTGCTCCATCTTATCCTGCTCCGTCCTATGCTCCTCCATCTTATCCATCTCCGTCCTATGCTCCTCC encodes:
- the LOC138771368 gene encoding apical junction molecule-like encodes the protein MEQEKIEQDQMEREKTEQEKMEQDQAEWDKTERDNMEQDKMERDRIEQDKIEQYKMEQDKMERDRMERDRIEQDKMERDSIEQDKMERDRIEQDKMERDRMEQDKMERDRMEQDKMEQHRTEQDKMEQHRTEQDKMEQHRTEQDKMEQHRTEQDKMEQHRTEQDKMEQHRTEMDKMEQHRTEQDKMEQHRTEQDKMEQHWTEQDKMEEHRTEMDKMEEHRTEQDKMEQHRTEMDKMEQHRTEQDKMEEHRTEQDKMEQHRTEMDKMEQHRTEQDKMEQHWTEQDKMEEHRTEMDKMEEHRTEQDKMEQHRTEMDKMEQHRTEQDKMEEHRTEQDKMEQHRTEMDKMEEHRTEMDKMEEHRTEQDKMEQHRTEQDKMEQHRTEQDKMEQHRTEQDKMEEHRTEMDKMEEHRTEMDKMEEHRTEMDKMEQTSALLLLSSPSAPVTQIGHSAQNTLTALGPGSPRPLQK